In one Parus major isolate Abel chromosome 13, Parus_major1.1, whole genome shotgun sequence genomic region, the following are encoded:
- the LOC117245119 gene encoding uncharacterized protein LOC117245119, which yields MQGGSGSLGRKFCPPPPCPPGSASQLASGVWPGAHIRPFRCLLSPFLSARASRGCPPGWDSLSPHPLPGGAPAAALLCALLPRHRLCKSLWKRDKITAGRNHRTALVGKDIILRCQRDRPSAGSSSPFQDVENSSGIFILEKGRIQRDVKQLCSTCEEVFEKTARAFRAVYGERRRHHRYEEPGETQQFLGSVLAEKSEQMVP from the exons ATGCAGGGAGGATCTGGCTCACTGGGGAGGAAATTCTGCCCTCcacctccctgtcctcctgGTTCAGCTTCACAGCTTGCCAGTGGGGTTTGGCCAGGGGCACACATTCGTCCTTTTAGATGCCTCCTCTCACCTTTCCTTAGCGCCAGAGCCTCTCGGGGGTGTCCCCCAGGTTGGGACAGCCTCTCACCCCATCCTCTGCCCGGGGGAGCTCCCGCAGCTGCcctgctttgtgctctgcttCCCCGGCACCGCTTATGCAAGAGCCTTTGGAAGCGAGACAAAATTACAGCGGGAAGAAATCATCGCACGGCTCTGGTGGGAAAAGATATTATCCTGCGTTGCCAGCGAGACCGGCCGTCGGCAG gtAGTTCCTCCCCTTTCCAGGATGTTGAGAACAGCAGTGGGATATTTATCCTTGAGAAGGGGAGGATTCAGAGGGATGTAAAGCAGCTGTGCAGTACCTGTGAGGAGGTGTTTGAGAAGACAGCCAGAGCCTTCAGAGCAGTGTATGGTGAGAGGAGGAGACACCACAGGTATGAG GAGCCAGGTGAAACCCAGCAGTTTTTAGGATCTGTGCTGGCAGAGAAGAGCGAGCAGATGGTGCCCTAA